In Treponema vincentii, a single window of DNA contains:
- a CDS encoding YoaK family protein has product MDTVQIQEEKLHDNIVIGVCLSLVGGFLDAYSYLLKGKVFANAQTGNVVLLFISVASWEPHKALKYIIPIVTFAIGIFISEFFKNKHYVKNYARMVMVLVFELLVIATIGLIGSYFRHDIINSVISFIAALQVANFDKVDGNPIATTMITGNLKSCMINFAKYRTTKDIKYLHSCFKYFLIIASFGIGVSFGFIAIKYYAEKSILLCELFILIAFIMLQREERLA; this is encoded by the coding sequence GTGGATACGGTACAAATACAAGAAGAAAAACTGCATGACAATATTGTAATCGGCGTATGCCTCTCTTTGGTAGGAGGCTTCTTGGATGCTTACTCTTATCTATTAAAAGGTAAAGTATTTGCGAATGCGCAAACCGGTAATGTTGTGCTACTATTTATCTCAGTTGCTAGTTGGGAACCTCATAAAGCCCTTAAATATATCATACCCATTGTTACGTTTGCGATCGGTATATTTATCTCAGAATTTTTTAAAAATAAGCATTATGTTAAAAATTATGCACGGATGGTTATGGTATTAGTATTTGAATTATTGGTTATTGCTACAATCGGATTAATCGGTTCTTACTTCCGACATGATATTATTAATTCCGTTATTTCTTTTATTGCAGCGCTACAGGTTGCCAACTTCGATAAGGTTGACGGCAATCCGATAGCAACCACAATGATTACCGGCAACTTAAAAAGCTGCATGATAAATTTTGCAAAGTATCGAACAACAAAAGATATAAAATACCTGCACTCGTGCTTTAAATACTTTCTCATCATTGCAAGTTTCGGCATTGGCGTTTCATTTGGATTTATTGCCATAAAATACTATGCGGAGAAATCGATTTTATTGTGTGAGCTCTTTATTCTTATCGCATTTATAATGTTACAAAGAGAGGAACGGCTTGCGTAG
- a CDS encoding flagellar assembly lytic transglycosylase codes for MKFLRSKILFGKQERFPRSCLPLFPFRLSLFSLFLFITSVAACAADKGAVLLKNLKAGNYDFFLKADNAAYRSVKMMGRGSAYYVGLHLKRAGYEQAARFYFDLGEKQYEAPLNRLCREELYATGAPADRLQSVQKRLQELAGTPTAFGQEDPTQAEKERLSLLKIRLLLQMGAYDNITQAPETLYLTGPLTAELVDAFPHFGKDLPPFLYKLAEARIAVFEKRYTGAWSSIQEAFGIEHTFAGLASPALLSDIGKTGVYGAENSAEAAAFFEDFAAQVRVAVSNRQLSDIDAHRCLFYTLFYEARCRAKIGGAAQREQAVKLFLQAAELADSASDFDSSMWYYLDTMRMLGLSRYLKALADTAARWKNPAWYADLVQSLRAQLTAAKDWKNLETLHTVLAKTTLPEQRAAVAYTLACAGQLPPDRTARLLQEAAGESHDALYYRILGTYRLGGAQLLKDSFNFYSASNGQTQSGRRTQSPGTQAQAGESHTQADAGKAQTNTFSPQEARTYIDGLLHFGLYDMVYPRIVAVYPSISAEEALQIARTLASEGRYADSIRVIRFSLKNQEDAATKEQLELLYPRPWGELVSKYAAEYGLPEYLLYALIRSESFFQHQVVSGAGAIGLTQLMPATAADIAKKLKVADYSLTDPEINIRFGAYYLAEMIRRSDNRIMPACFAYNAGISRVRGWQKKAQGLPEDLFLESLEYAETRDYGRKLLSAATVYGVLYYSEEPEDIVRLFFKELL; via the coding sequence TTGAAATTCCTCCGCAGTAAGATATTATTTGGCAAGCAAGAGCGTTTTCCGCGCTCTTGCTTGCCTCTTTTTCCGTTCCGGCTTTCCCTCTTTTCTCTATTTCTCTTCATAACTTCCGTTGCAGCCTGTGCAGCCGATAAAGGCGCTGTTCTATTAAAAAACTTAAAAGCAGGAAACTATGACTTTTTTTTAAAGGCGGACAACGCGGCTTACCGCAGCGTCAAAATGATGGGACGCGGCAGCGCCTACTATGTCGGGTTGCACTTGAAACGTGCAGGATATGAACAAGCCGCTCGTTTTTACTTTGACCTTGGAGAAAAGCAATATGAGGCGCCGCTGAACCGACTGTGCCGCGAAGAATTATACGCAACAGGCGCCCCTGCCGACCGCTTACAATCCGTACAAAAACGCTTGCAGGAACTTGCCGGAACGCCTACTGCATTTGGGCAAGAAGATCCGACACAGGCTGAAAAAGAGCGGTTATCGTTATTGAAAATTCGGCTCCTTTTGCAAATGGGCGCTTACGACAACATTACACAAGCGCCGGAAACCTTGTATCTTACCGGCCCGCTGACGGCGGAGCTTGTCGATGCCTTTCCTCACTTCGGTAAAGACCTGCCGCCATTTTTATATAAGCTCGCCGAAGCCCGCATAGCGGTTTTTGAAAAACGCTATACGGGAGCATGGAGTTCCATACAAGAAGCTTTCGGCATAGAGCATACGTTTGCAGGACTCGCCTCCCCTGCACTGCTTTCCGATATCGGTAAGACGGGCGTTTACGGCGCCGAAAACAGCGCCGAGGCGGCTGCTTTTTTTGAAGATTTTGCAGCGCAGGTACGAGTAGCAGTTTCCAACAGACAGCTTTCCGATATCGACGCACACCGTTGTCTCTTCTATACTCTATTCTATGAAGCCCGTTGCCGGGCGAAAATCGGCGGCGCTGCGCAACGTGAACAAGCCGTAAAACTTTTCTTACAGGCAGCAGAACTGGCCGATTCCGCTTCCGACTTTGATTCTTCGATGTGGTACTATCTGGATACCATGCGAATGCTCGGCTTATCCCGTTACCTCAAAGCGCTGGCGGATACGGCAGCCCGCTGGAAAAACCCCGCATGGTACGCCGATTTGGTACAATCGTTACGGGCGCAGCTGACTGCGGCAAAGGACTGGAAAAACTTAGAAACACTCCATACGGTGTTAGCAAAAACAACATTGCCGGAGCAGCGGGCTGCCGTTGCTTACACGCTTGCCTGCGCCGGACAGCTTCCGCCGGACAGAACGGCACGGTTACTGCAAGAAGCCGCCGGTGAATCGCACGATGCGCTGTATTACCGAATTTTAGGAACATACCGGCTCGGCGGCGCTCAGCTGTTGAAAGACAGTTTTAACTTTTACAGTGCAAGCAATGGGCAAACGCAATCCGGCAGACGTACACAATCCCCCGGCACACAAGCGCAAGCCGGTGAATCGCACACTCAGGCCGACGCGGGCAAAGCGCAAACAAACACATTTTCTCCTCAAGAGGCGCGGACGTATATTGACGGCTTGCTTCATTTCGGCTTATACGATATGGTCTATCCCCGCATTGTTGCCGTGTATCCGTCGATTTCCGCTGAAGAAGCACTACAAATCGCCCGCACGTTGGCTAGTGAAGGCCGCTATGCCGATTCGATACGGGTGATCCGCTTCTCGTTAAAAAATCAGGAAGATGCGGCAACAAAGGAGCAGCTTGAGCTGTTGTATCCCCGTCCGTGGGGTGAACTTGTCTCGAAATACGCCGCGGAATATGGGCTGCCGGAATATCTGTTGTATGCGTTAATAAGAAGCGAGAGCTTTTTTCAGCATCAGGTCGTATCAGGGGCAGGCGCTATCGGTCTTACACAGCTGATGCCCGCTACAGCTGCGGATATCGCAAAGAAGTTAAAGGTTGCAGATTACAGCCTTACCGATCCTGAAATAAATATCAGATTCGGTGCCTATTATCTTGCGGAAATGATCCGCCGATCCGATAACCGTATTATGCCTGCCTGCTTTGCGTACAATGCGGGCATCTCGCGCGTGCGCGGATGGCAAAAAAAAGCGCAAGGCCTGCCGGAAGATCTCTTTTTGGAAAGTTTGGAATACGCCGAAACACGGGATTACGGACGAAAACTACTGTCCGCTGCAACGGTATACGGAGTACTCTATTATTCGGAAGAGCCGGAGGATATTGTGCGGCTCTTTTTTAAGGAACTGTTATGA
- a CDS encoding undecaprenyl-diphosphate phosphatase, translated as MTIIQAIFLGAVQGVAEFLPISSSGHLAVAEYFLGHTDVPIIFDILLHIATLGAVCIVFYKQIWRLLTVLGRFIIRKNTIEDSADLKLIGALLISTVVTGVIGIVLKDIVQAKNMLFIAVCFIITGIVLLLSAKLQPKKNVAVPSVLQAVIIGAAQGIGVLPGISRSGSTIAAALLTGVNREKAGEYSFLLSIPAILAAFIFELKSADTISGSIGIAALIAGMLTSFIVGFFSLTFLLKLIKGGKLGLFTYYLIPAGIILFAAVGILHL; from the coding sequence ATGACGATTATACAAGCAATTTTTCTCGGCGCCGTCCAAGGCGTTGCCGAATTTCTTCCTATTTCAAGCTCCGGCCATCTCGCCGTAGCCGAGTACTTTTTGGGACATACCGATGTTCCCATCATTTTCGATATTCTGCTGCATATCGCGACCCTCGGCGCAGTTTGTATCGTATTTTACAAACAGATATGGCGGCTTTTAACCGTACTCGGCCGGTTTATTATCAGGAAAAATACGATAGAAGACAGCGCAGACCTTAAACTAATCGGTGCGCTGCTCATTTCTACCGTTGTTACCGGCGTTATCGGTATCGTTCTGAAAGATATTGTGCAGGCAAAAAACATGCTGTTTATCGCAGTTTGTTTTATTATTACCGGTATTGTGCTCTTGCTTTCGGCCAAACTGCAACCGAAAAAAAACGTTGCCGTGCCGTCCGTGCTGCAAGCGGTGATTATCGGAGCAGCGCAGGGTATCGGTGTACTGCCGGGTATTTCACGCTCAGGGTCTACCATCGCAGCGGCGCTTTTAACCGGCGTAAACCGCGAAAAAGCCGGAGAGTATTCGTTTCTTCTATCTATTCCAGCCATCCTCGCCGCGTTTATCTTTGAACTGAAATCAGCCGATACCATAAGCGGTTCAATCGGCATCGCAGCACTGATTGCGGGGATGCTGACCTCTTTTATCGTAGGCTTTTTTTCATTGACCTTTTTACTCAAATTGATAAAAGGGGGAAAGCTCGGCTTATTCACCTACTATCTTATCCCCGCGGGGATTATATTATTCGCTGCAGTCGGCATTTTACATTTATAA
- a CDS encoding DNA translocase FtsK, which produces MGNRENRFRVLAVILSVLFFCAGIVLTLGIFLPIAGFTASHYALFAMGQRVFSVYGFSSFLIPLLFLYGAVLLLIPGWSRESKAVLLGVPFYFVTAIIGERLIYAFVPSVSIPLIRQFVTVSILICALLLVCFEIFLMLTLSEKLSGRHPSLGGIPEEGSVLENKETSGGNTDTEEASALPEDTTTEASSPQAQAQTTDTDTETPSEPDAATESDGILCEATGTGISDITDAQSEILQREQMLPIQSGDSAESSATEEELPLLERVDDEDLSPEFSEQEIEVNTPKPEKDDKTIVRTEEQPLPLSTPLSAVMDIQEQEVVRPVFDPSDPNNLFASLEEITAPVERIKQTDHSEAQSNPLPQEDEASPTPPVENAPTMADSPEAPAPVEGETLPPENDAPATAEEVADAVSQIDIIPEETISENETIADVSQTESDFSDTDITAEPISQSDITVATAAVPEASSMPPVESTPASTDSPVSAAASSEEETATAPENSAAAAVQTEPELPLVFVNGVPLPNGRSDLLDTMVVIDSAETDIGAEAPIVPDENMTEENITLDDLDAQNEDGIASNEAETDAESDKAEIESDTSNTDDEFLETIEQTVPIIPAKPAPPPPPRKKYAIPFDLLTNYPDGEYWIVDDATRRAALMLKSTFNEFKIDVSITGIRKGTVVTMFEMLPSPGIKLSKITNLQDNIALRLAASSVRIVAPIPGKHAVGIEVPNKKRSIVSFRELIETDLPEAAKMAIPVALGKDVTGNPQVLDLAQTPHLLIAGATGSGKSVCVNSIILSILYNRRPDEVKLILVDPKIVELKLYNDIAHLLTPVITEPKRAFQALQYALCEMERRYALLDNMGVRDIKTFNAKIKSEHIATETLPYIVIIIDEFADLMATSGKELEATVARLCAMSRAVGIHLVLATQRPSIDVITGLIKANIPSRIAFMVASKTDSRIILDEMGAEKLLGKGDMLYVSAARPFPTRIQGAFVSEQEVERVVACVKEYCEPEYIDEEIFVDDDDEPYDNAVFSDDNDPLYDQALEIVTFAGKASASYVQRKLKIGYNRAARLIEEMEARGIVGPANGSKPREVIRHV; this is translated from the coding sequence ATGGGAAACCGAGAGAATCGATTTAGAGTTTTAGCGGTCATTTTAAGCGTGCTGTTCTTTTGTGCCGGTATTGTCTTGACGCTTGGCATTTTTTTACCGATTGCCGGATTTACTGCATCGCACTATGCGTTATTTGCGATGGGGCAGCGGGTCTTTTCCGTGTATGGGTTCTCTTCTTTTTTAATTCCTCTCCTTTTTTTGTACGGAGCGGTGTTACTGCTTATCCCCGGCTGGTCGCGCGAATCCAAAGCGGTGTTGCTTGGCGTGCCGTTCTATTTTGTTACCGCGATTATCGGTGAGCGGCTCATCTATGCTTTTGTTCCGTCCGTTTCGATTCCGCTTATCCGACAGTTTGTAACCGTTTCAATACTGATCTGTGCGTTGCTGCTTGTCTGTTTTGAAATTTTTTTAATGCTGACGCTGAGTGAAAAACTATCCGGCCGTCATCCCTCTTTAGGCGGTATCCCGGAGGAAGGTAGTGTCCTGGAAAATAAAGAAACAAGCGGCGGCAATACGGACACGGAGGAAGCGTCAGCTTTACCGGAAGATACAACGACCGAGGCATCATCTCCACAGGCACAGGCACAGACAACGGATACGGATACCGAAACTCCTTCGGAACCGGATGCCGCCACAGAATCGGACGGTATTCTCTGCGAGGCGACCGGAACCGGCATTTCGGACATTACAGATGCACAAAGCGAAATACTGCAGCGTGAGCAGATGCTGCCGATTCAATCGGGAGACAGCGCAGAATCGTCGGCTACAGAGGAAGAACTGCCGTTACTGGAAAGGGTCGATGATGAAGACTTGAGCCCTGAGTTTTCCGAACAAGAAATCGAGGTTAACACGCCTAAACCGGAAAAGGATGACAAAACGATAGTAAGAACCGAAGAGCAACCGCTTCCGCTGTCAACACCGTTATCGGCTGTTATGGATATACAGGAACAAGAGGTTGTCCGTCCGGTATTTGACCCATCCGATCCGAACAACCTGTTTGCAAGTTTGGAGGAAATCACCGCTCCCGTTGAGCGCATTAAACAGACTGATCATTCAGAAGCGCAATCTAATCCCTTGCCGCAGGAAGACGAAGCGTCGCCTACACCACCGGTCGAAAATGCACCGACTATGGCAGATAGCCCCGAAGCTCCTGCTCCAGTAGAAGGAGAAACGCTACCACCAGAGAACGATGCACCGGCTACAGCGGAAGAGGTCGCAGACGCCGTTTCTCAAATAGATATTATTCCGGAAGAAACAATTTCGGAAAATGAAACTATAGCAGATGTCTCTCAAACGGAGAGTGATTTTTCGGATACCGATATAACGGCGGAACCGATATCACAGTCGGATATAACCGTAGCAACGGCTGCCGTACCGGAAGCATCCTCTATGCCGCCGGTTGAGAGCACGCCTGCTTCGACGGATAGTCCTGTCTCCGCAGCCGCTTCGTCGGAAGAAGAAACTGCGACCGCGCCGGAGAACTCTGCAGCCGCTGCCGTTCAAACGGAACCTGAGCTACCGCTCGTGTTTGTAAACGGCGTACCTCTACCGAACGGGCGTTCGGATTTACTCGACACAATGGTTGTCATCGATTCAGCAGAAACGGATATTGGAGCCGAAGCACCGATCGTACCGGATGAAAATATGACCGAAGAGAATATCACCCTTGACGACCTCGATGCACAAAATGAGGATGGCATTGCAAGCAACGAAGCCGAAACAGATGCTGAAAGTGACAAAGCGGAAATCGAAAGCGACACATCGAATACCGATGATGAGTTCTTGGAAACCATCGAACAAACCGTACCGATCATTCCGGCGAAACCGGCACCTCCCCCGCCGCCGCGGAAAAAATATGCCATCCCGTTTGATCTTTTAACGAATTATCCCGACGGCGAATATTGGATTGTTGACGATGCAACAAGGCGAGCAGCGCTGATGCTGAAATCGACCTTTAACGAATTTAAAATCGATGTATCCATCACCGGTATCCGTAAAGGGACTGTCGTAACGATGTTTGAAATGCTGCCTTCGCCGGGTATCAAACTATCAAAGATTACCAATCTACAGGATAATATCGCATTGCGTCTTGCTGCTTCCAGCGTTCGTATTGTCGCACCCATACCGGGTAAACATGCAGTCGGTATCGAAGTCCCCAATAAGAAGCGTTCGATTGTCAGCTTTCGGGAACTGATAGAAACCGATTTGCCGGAAGCCGCTAAGATGGCGATCCCCGTTGCCCTCGGAAAAGATGTAACGGGAAATCCGCAAGTCCTTGACCTTGCACAAACACCGCATCTGCTCATTGCCGGTGCGACCGGTTCGGGAAAATCGGTCTGCGTTAATTCAATCATTTTGTCGATTCTCTATAACCGTCGTCCCGATGAGGTAAAGCTGATTTTGGTCGATCCCAAAATCGTCGAGCTGAAACTCTATAACGATATTGCGCATCTTTTAACCCCCGTTATTACCGAACCGAAGCGGGCGTTCCAAGCGTTGCAATATGCGCTCTGCGAAATGGAGCGGCGCTATGCCTTGCTCGATAATATGGGCGTGCGCGACATAAAGACCTTCAATGCGAAAATCAAATCGGAGCATATTGCAACTGAGACGTTGCCCTATATCGTCATCATCATCGATGAATTTGCAGACCTTATGGCCACATCGGGGAAAGAGCTTGAAGCTACAGTCGCGCGCTTGTGCGCAATGAGCCGCGCAGTCGGTATTCATCTGGTGCTTGCAACACAACGGCCGTCCATCGACGTCATCACCGGTTTGATTAAGGCAAATATTCCGAGCAGAATTGCTTTTATGGTTGCATCAAAAACAGATAGCCGAATCATCTTGGATGAGATGGGTGCGGAAAAACTGCTGGGGAAAGGCGATATGCTGTATGTAAGCGCTGCTCGTCCGTTCCCGACCCGTATACAGGGCGCTTTTGTTTCCGAACAGGAAGTAGAGCGAGTCGTTGCCTGTGTAAAAGAATATTGCGAGCCTGAATATATCGATGAAGAAATCTTTGTCGATGATGATGACGAGCCCTATGATAACGCCGTGTTCTCCGACGATAATGATCCGCTCTACGATCAAGCGTTGGAAATTGTTACCTTTGCAGGCAAAGCGTCCGCTTCTTATGTGCAGCGCAAACTGAAAATCGGGTACAACCGCGCGGCACGTCTTATCGAAGAGATGGAAGCCCGCGGCATCGTTGGCCCTGCAAACGGTTCAAAACCCCGCGAAGTTATCAGACACGTGTAG
- a CDS encoding methyl-accepting chemotaxis protein has protein sequence MKKRFSIRYKLILIFGFLIVTALTIESVLAVHTARKAVIKNIEAHLLDKAHDTAEILDGRIEQWFQLLEGIAQMPALQSTELSYFEKAVLLKELADKNTSFQILNIITQNGIGYLANGRTSDISSTAWFKSYRGKPLMCEPFMSLISGKMIIIIAVPIYDDNNQAHDILAATIDGFAMYDAVKDIVIGQTGNCSMIGDTGIVIADQDTELIKNQFNPIEEAKKNPAFTSLAVFLQTALEAKDSTIGYYEYDKVRKIAAYAVMKTTGWTVLVNAPAEEFMGTVNTLRGTMVIMGLIILLLAIVIVYIIARTMVKPVQTAVNALKNIAQGEGDLTVRLPVIGNDEVTDLSEYFNETITKIGASIQAVGRNSNEMEEIGNELSTNMIETAGAVNEISANIDGVKQQVLTQAASVTETAATIEEIVRTIKQLNTSIETQTTSVAQSSSSVEEMVANIASIGQTLGKTDDVIRTLTAATGDGKATLVSSNTVTQKIAEESGSLMDASSVIQHIASQTNLLAMNAAIEAAHAGEAGKGFAVVADEIRKLAEESSAQGKTITTTLKTLSGEIEMLATSSKTVEEKFNVIFTLAEQVKSMSDRLTEAMREQENGSREVLTAIKSINTVTIEVQAGSEEMLKGGESVAQEMRKLDDLTRIITDSMNEMAAGAVQINNAVQEVNQITQKNKHSIESLAQEVGKFKVN, from the coding sequence ATGAAAAAACGCTTTTCTATTCGATATAAACTTATTCTCATTTTTGGGTTTCTTATTGTGACGGCTTTAACAATAGAAAGTGTTCTAGCCGTCCACACAGCACGCAAAGCTGTAATAAAAAATATTGAAGCGCATCTGCTGGATAAGGCGCATGATACAGCCGAAATACTGGACGGCAGAATTGAGCAGTGGTTTCAATTGCTTGAAGGTATTGCCCAGATGCCGGCATTACAAAGTACCGAATTATCGTATTTTGAAAAGGCGGTATTGTTAAAAGAACTCGCTGATAAAAATACTTCTTTCCAAATACTCAATATTATCACTCAAAACGGAATCGGTTATTTAGCTAACGGGCGAACAAGTGATATTTCTTCTACCGCTTGGTTTAAAAGTTATCGAGGAAAACCTTTGATGTGCGAGCCTTTTATGTCCCTTATCAGCGGTAAAATGATTATCATTATTGCTGTTCCGATTTATGATGATAATAATCAAGCACATGATATACTTGCAGCAACAATCGACGGATTCGCGATGTATGATGCTGTAAAAGATATCGTTATCGGACAAACCGGTAATTGTTCTATGATAGGAGATACAGGGATAGTCATTGCTGATCAAGATACGGAGTTGATAAAGAATCAGTTTAACCCAATAGAAGAAGCTAAAAAGAATCCGGCTTTTACTTCTCTTGCAGTATTTTTGCAAACAGCGCTTGAAGCAAAGGATTCTACAATCGGGTATTATGAATACGACAAAGTACGGAAAATTGCGGCGTACGCTGTAATGAAAACGACCGGATGGACAGTGCTTGTCAATGCACCGGCAGAGGAGTTTATGGGCACTGTCAACACCTTACGCGGAACTATGGTGATTATGGGGCTTATCATTTTGCTGCTGGCAATCGTTATTGTATATATTATCGCCCGTACAATGGTAAAGCCGGTACAGACGGCTGTTAATGCTTTAAAAAATATTGCACAAGGTGAAGGTGATTTGACAGTACGGCTACCGGTGATCGGCAATGATGAGGTAACCGATTTATCCGAATATTTTAACGAAACAATTACTAAAATCGGCGCTTCAATACAAGCGGTTGGTAGAAACAGCAATGAAATGGAAGAAATAGGAAATGAATTATCTACTAATATGATTGAAACAGCCGGCGCAGTGAATGAAATTAGCGCAAATATAGATGGAGTAAAGCAGCAGGTGCTTACCCAAGCAGCAAGTGTTACCGAAACAGCTGCTACCATCGAAGAGATTGTCCGAACGATAAAGCAGCTGAACACCAGCATCGAAACTCAAACGACAAGTGTTGCACAATCTTCTTCTTCCGTAGAAGAAATGGTCGCAAATATTGCTTCAATCGGGCAAACGCTCGGTAAAACCGACGATGTAATCAGGACACTCACTGCAGCGACCGGCGATGGCAAAGCTACGCTAGTTTCCTCCAATACTGTAACACAAAAGATTGCCGAAGAATCCGGTTCGTTGATGGATGCCTCCAGCGTTATTCAACATATTGCGTCACAGACAAACCTATTGGCTATGAACGCTGCGATAGAAGCTGCGCATGCCGGGGAAGCGGGTAAAGGCTTTGCCGTCGTTGCCGATGAAATCCGTAAACTCGCAGAAGAATCCTCCGCGCAAGGTAAAACTATTACTACAACGTTGAAAACGCTCAGCGGAGAAATTGAAATGCTTGCAACCTCTTCAAAAACGGTAGAAGAAAAATTCAATGTAATTTTTACCTTAGCCGAACAGGTAAAATCGATGAGTGATCGACTTACCGAAGCAATGAGGGAGCAAGAAAACGGCAGCAGAGAGGTACTCACTGCTATTAAGAGCATTAACACGGTAACAATAGAAGTGCAGGCAGGTTCTGAAGAAATGTTGAAAGGCGGAGAGAGTGTCGCGCAGGAAATGCGTAAATTAGATGATCTTACCCGCATTATCACTGACAGTATGAATGAAATGGCGGCTGGCGCAGTACAAATTAACAATGCGGTACAGGAAGTCAATCAGATTACGCAGAAGAATAAACACAGTATCGAAAGCTTGGCTCAAGAAGTGGGAAAATTTAAGGTCAATTAG
- a CDS encoding class I SAM-dependent methyltransferase produces the protein MDDWFENESFWVQYAPIMFDTSRWKEAPAVAEGIFKLAGTGRQPQELKIFDAGCGLGRIAVELAILGARVTGVDLIKPFLDAASEAAAAENVTIEWVRADLREFIRPGAFDIAINMYTSFGYCKTIEEDALIISNIAQSLKEGGCFILEMLGREIAVRDFTAGEWFERAGYTVLTDFMVEGAWEGLRSHWQLYSKDGLKADHTFVQRLYAATELRQLMLSAGFTSVEIYGDFDRSPYNERARTMILVGYK, from the coding sequence ATGGACGATTGGTTTGAAAATGAATCTTTTTGGGTACAGTATGCCCCTATCATGTTTGACACTTCACGATGGAAGGAGGCGCCTGCCGTTGCCGAAGGTATTTTTAAACTTGCCGGGACGGGACGACAGCCGCAGGAATTAAAAATTTTTGATGCGGGATGTGGTTTAGGTCGCATTGCCGTTGAGCTTGCTATTCTCGGTGCGCGGGTTACCGGTGTCGATCTTATTAAACCATTTTTAGATGCAGCGTCAGAGGCGGCAGCGGCGGAGAACGTAACGATAGAATGGGTGCGAGCCGATTTACGGGAGTTTATACGGCCGGGGGCCTTCGATATTGCGATCAATATGTATACGAGCTTTGGCTACTGCAAAACGATTGAAGAAGATGCCCTTATTATCAGCAATATTGCGCAATCCTTAAAAGAAGGTGGCTGTTTTATCCTCGAAATGTTAGGGCGCGAAATTGCCGTGCGGGACTTCACCGCCGGAGAATGGTTTGAGCGGGCCGGTTATACCGTGCTCACCGATTTTATGGTAGAAGGGGCATGGGAAGGACTACGATCGCATTGGCAGCTCTATTCAAAAGACGGCCTCAAAGCCGATCATACCTTTGTGCAGCGCCTCTATGCCGCTACCGAATTACGGCAGCTTATGCTGTCTGCCGGTTTTACCTCAGTCGAAATATACGGCGACTTTGACCGCTCACCCTATAATGAACGTGCTCGAACCATGATACTGGTTGGGTACAAATAG